The Juglans microcarpa x Juglans regia isolate MS1-56 chromosome 8S, Jm3101_v1.0, whole genome shotgun sequence genome has a window encoding:
- the LOC121244205 gene encoding uncharacterized protein LOC121244205 has product MPDFWNILEKAGKQGVCLFNLSSDGKKRLCSSFDKGEYDRIWSFLGVEPVNNAWYAKCIQSSNLVVGVIEDVYLEILLFVAENWKSKFDSTKMKNIPLIKYLGVDKDFTLMTINNDRDVDVYDYAVHLKTINNDRKLAIAFVHFLYHSLSKSYLLKYQVDYLCGIMPLIDNYGNLIRQRKGVLVPANRSKWAILIGSNPWKGQSYVQLGEEYLRSGSFAGESYSGEQLLEFLKTHVAAFDIPHISPPNVAIPAISAPLTKQNAFLLLDWIQNLKCRRTQIPDKFLASIKEGSWLKITTNGCLGYRPPSQSFMLTSSLGNILQNRPVLVDIPLIDQSFYGDQINKYEELKTMGVMLEYGEACEFIGKRLVSLPDSSTLTKSQVFSVLNFIRFFRANYLAPEKFISTIIERIWLRTSRGDMSPVGSVLFGHEWKVASQISNLPFIGTGYFGDEILSFKEELRSLGVLTGFSGSYKLAVDNLKSPSSLSSLTTEAAIFILECMRHSGKSNKLIRTLSGVKCFKTNIGYMSPGECFLFESQWACTLHVFNGFPLIDHDFYGGNIFSYRNELQQLGVKVDFEEAAEVFAQSFKQQATSMTKETVLSFLSYKFPLDLRKYVCEVTWLRTRLGDLRSPSYCILYGSDWQSIAPITLLPFIDDSDKYYGKDIHEYKKELKSIGVFTEFKDGVKFIADGLFFPNPSIITLANVVALLECIHILLHDHGGSYKFPDTFCKRISQKWLKMNDGYRPPDQCCLFDSMWGYHLKHTDGPFLDEGFYGSNIRSYRKELKAIHVTMGVKKGSPLIARHLDFHHEFSTIVRIYNYLSDLIGSRTLKQPKGFGSQMELRMESGSAPETLEGLGKFKPQLPHEDYFKFWVYVSEHWSGKTERTLTDRLQKLPVASYSDGILLSNKHDVFIADDLQLKDLFEKTISESVKKEEASMVDDAQLNQVNPKDMIKKGLVKLILGFLADPVLKMEAER; this is encoded by the exons ATGCCTGATTTTTGGAACATTTTGGAAAAGGCAGGGAAGCAAGGGGTGTGCTTGTTTAATCTCTCATCCGATGGAAAGAAAAGACTGTGTTCTTCATTTGATAAAGGGGAGTATGATCGCATATGGAGTTTCTTAGGAGTAGAACCAGTCAACAATGCATGGTATGCCAAGTGCATCCAGAGTTCTAACCTTGTTGTAGGAGTCATCGAGGACGTGTATTTGGAGATTTTACTATTTGTTGCCGAGAATTGGAAGTCAAAATTTGACAGCACCAAGATGAAGAACATAccactcataaaatatttgggtGTTGATAAGGAT TTCACCTTAATGACTATCAATAATGACCGTGATGTGGATGTATATGACTATGCAGTTCACCTTAAGACTATCAATAATGACCGGAAGCTCGCCATTGCCTTTGTTCACTTCTTATATCACTCTCTCTCAAAGagttatcttttaaaatatcaaGTAGATTATTTATGTGGTATTATGCCCCTCATAGATAACTATGGCAATCTAATCAGACAGAGGAAAGGGGTTCTGGTCCCTGCCAACCGAAGCAAATGGGCAATATTGATTGGTTCAAATCCATGGAAAGGTCAAAGTTATGTTCAGTTAGGAGAAGAATACTTGCGCTCGGGTTCTTTTGCAGGTGAATCTTATTCTGGAGAACAGCTCTTAGAGTTCCTTAAAACTCATGTTGCTGCTTTTGATATCCCTCATATATCTCCTCCCAATGTCGCAATTCCCGCTATTTCTGCACCTCTCACCAAACAAAATGCGTTCTTGCTTTTGGATTGGATTCAAAACCTGAAATGTAGGAGAACTCAAATCCCAGATAAATTTTTGGCGAGCATAAAGGAAGGTAGCTGGCTGAAGATTACTACCAATGGATGCTTGGGTTATAGGCCACCATCTCAGTCATTCATGCTTACTTCTTCACTAGGAAACATTTTGCAGAACAGACCAGTGCTTGTTGATATTCCATTGATTGATCAAAGTTTCTATGgtgatcaaataaataaatatgaggagCTAAAGACAATGGGCGTCATGCTTGAGTATGGAGAAGCATGTGAATTTATTGGGAAGCGTCTCGTGTCTCTTCCTGATTCCTCCACTTTAACTAAAAGCCAAGTGTTCTCTGTTTTGAATTTCATCAGGTTTTTTAGGGCCAATTATCTTGCACCGGAAAAATTCATCAGTACTATCATAGAAAGAATATGGTTGAGGACATCCAGAGGTGACATGTCTCCAGTTGGATCTGTTTTGTTTGGTCATGAATGGAAAGTTGCATCTCAAATCAGTAACCTCCCCTTCATCGGTACAGGTTACTTTGGGGATGAAATCCTTTCTTTTAAAGAGGAACTCAGGTCCCTTGGTGTGTTAACTGGCTTCAGTGGAAGTTACAAGCTTGCTGTAGACAACTTAAAATCACCTTCATCCTTGTCGTCTTTGACAACAGAGGCTGCTATATTCATACTAGAATGTATGCGTCATTCAGGAAAATCCAACAAACTCATCAGGACATTGAGTGGTGTGAAATGCTTCAAGACAAATATTGGTTACATGTCTCCAGGAGAATGTTTCTTGTTTGAGTCTCAATGGGCTTGCACTCTACATGTTTTCAACGGTTTCCCACTCATTGATCATGATTTCTATGGAGGCAACATCTTCTCGTACAGAAACGAGTTGCAGCAACTTGGAGTAAAGGTGGATTTTGAGGAGGCAGCCGAAGTATTTGCCCAGAGTTTCAAGCAACAAGCGACTTCCATGACAAAAGAAACTGTTCTATCCTTTTTGTCATATAAGTTTCCTCTAGATCTTAGGAAATACGTCTGTGAGGTGACGTGGCTGCGAACTAGGCTTGGTGATCTCAGATCTCCAAGCTATTGCATTCTGTATGGTTCAGATTGGCAATCAATTGCCCCAATTACATTGCTCCCTTTCATAGACGATAGTGACAAGTATTATGGCAAGGACATTCACGAATACAAGAAAGAGCTGAAAAGTATAGGGGTTTTCACTGAATTCAAAGATGGTGTAAAGTTTATTGCTGATGGTCTTTTTTTCCCCAACCCTTCCATCATAACTCTTGCAAATGTGGTTGCCCTGCTGGAATGCATCCACATTTTATTGCATGATCATGGAGGGAGTTACAAATTTCCAGATACTTTCTGCAAAAGAATCTCTCAAAAATGGTTGAAGATGAATGATGGTTATAGGCCTCCAGATCAGTGCTGCTTGTTCGATTCTATGTGGGGCTATCATTTGAAGCATACCGATGGACCTTTTCTTGATGAAGGTTTTTATGGTTCTAACATTAGATCATACAGAAAAGAGCTTAAAGCTATTCATGTTACCATGGGTGTAAAGAAAGGAAGCCCCTTGATTGCCAGGCACCTTGATTTCCATCATGAATTTTCCACTATAGTTCGAATTTATAACTACTTGAGTGATTTAATTGGGAGCCGGACACTGAAGCAGCCAAAAGGATTTGGATCCCAGATGGAATTGAGAATGGAAAGTGGGTCAGCCCCGGAGA CTTTGGAAGGTTTGGGAAAGTTCAAACCCCAACTGCCACATGAAGACTATTTCAAGTTCTGGGTCTATGTTTCTGAGCACTGGAGTGGAAAGACTGAGAGAACTCTCACTGATAGGTTGCAGAAATTACCAGTTGCTTCATATTCAGATGGAATTTTGCTGTCCAACAAGCATGATGTTTTCATTGCCGATGATCTTCAGCTGAAGGATCTTTTTGAAAAG ACTATATCTGAATCGGTAAAGAAGGAAGAAGCATCAATGGTGGATGATGCTCAACTCAATCAGGTGAATCCAAAGGATATGATTAAGAAAGGGTTGGTTAAGCTCATCCTCGGTTTTCTAGCAGATCCTGTGTTGAAGATGGAAGCAGAGAGGTGA